In Lonchura striata isolate bLonStr1 chromosome 2, bLonStr1.mat, whole genome shotgun sequence, a single genomic region encodes these proteins:
- the TPT1 gene encoding translationally-controlled tumor protein, whose amino-acid sequence MIIYRDCISQDEMFSDIYKIREVADGLCLEVEGKMVTRTEGQIDDSLIGGNASAEGPEGDGTEATVITGVDIVINHHLQETSFTKESYKKYIKDYMKAIKARLEEHKPERVKPFMTGAAEQIKHILANFKNYQFFVGENMNPDGMVALLDFREDGVTPYMIFFKDGLEIEKC is encoded by the exons CTCGGACATCTACAAGATCCGGGAGGTGGCGGACGGCCTGTGCCTGGAAGTGGAGGGGAAG ATGGTCACCAGGACAGAGGGTCAAATTGATGACTCTCTAATTGGTGGCAATGCCTCTGCTGAAGGTCCTGAGGGAGATGGAACAGAAGCCACGGTCATAACTGGTGTTGACATAGTAATTAACCACCACCTTCAGGAGACCAGCTTCACAAAAGAATCCTACAAGAAGTACATTAAGGATTACATGAAAGC AATCAAAGCCAGACTTGAGGAACACAAGCCAGAGAGAGTAAAGCCTTTCATGACTGGGGCTGCAGAACAAATCAAACACATCCTTGCCAACTTCAAAAACTACCAG TTCTTTGTAGGGGAGAACATGAATCCAGATGGAATGGTGGCTCTCCTGGATTTCCGTGAGGATGGTGTGACCCCATATATGATTTTCTTTAAGGATGGCTTAGAAATCGAGAAATGT TAA